Part of the Zonotrichia leucophrys gambelii isolate GWCS_2022_RI chromosome 12, RI_Zleu_2.0, whole genome shotgun sequence genome, AACTTATTACTGTCTCTTTAAGATCCAGTGCCATGGATGAAAGTTGACATGCAAGGTGCAAAGACCCCTTTTCAAAGTCAGGGGTCTCTCAGGCAGACCCCTCTTGCCTTGTTATCTTTGCTCAAGGCAGAATCTTtggggcttttctttttccccctcccttttgTTCCTCTCTTGCATCTTGGCCTGCCTCAAGGCAAATTCCAGGAGTGCCTGTCACCAGTGCTGTGCATAAGGAACAGAGTGGCTCTGCTCCAGTCTAAGTTGCCCACAGCTTGCCAGCAGCGCCCAGCTGAGGCAAAAAGGCACCAagtcacccagcccagctgctttgctttgccttgCTTTGCCTTGATTTGCCTTGCTGTCCTCTGCTCCAGTGTGGCAAAGTCTCTCCATGAGTTGTAGCTGTTTGCTAAGTATCACCTGTGGAAAGTGCCAGCCACCTTTGCTGTTGGAGAGATAAGCAGAGAGGAAGCCTGACTGCATTTTCCCTTTGTCTCCCTAAACATGGTTGCCTGTGGCAGATGCCATCTTGAAAGGGGAGAGTACCCTCTGTTTTGGGTTTGTCTTTGCTTCTGTGGAGTTTGTGGGATTTAGCAATTTTGTATCTAGTGATTATTTCCACCAGTAAGGAGAAATGAAATATGAGTAGATATAAGAGGATTGTGTACTCTGGACCTCATCTTGAGGTACAGGGGGCTGCATGTTATTTGAGTTTTGTCACATGCACCTGCACAGGACAGAGGGCTGCGTATGGCCTCTCAGCTGCTCAGCAAGAAGTGACCAGCAGTCGTCTCAGGGGAAGCCATGGGCACAAGTGATCACCTCACAGGACTGCAGAGACAAATGCccccttgtctcttccctccctggctgccccatGGCTGCACTTTGCCATCCTGACAGGCAAACAGTCTCCTTGGGTCTAGGACTAGTGGGAAGGATGTGGACCTTGTGGTGCCATAGCTGGACATCCCCTGCGTCATGCTGCTGGGGAAGTTGGTGTCATTTCTGGGCCTACCAGACCACCACAGCATCCCTACTTCTCTCTGGGACAGCTCCATGGAAGGGAAGGGGTTCGGTGTCCTTTTGTCCCCATATCTGACTCAGTGTCATGGGGTGCTGGAGCTCATCCTGCAGCATCCCTATATGGGCCTTCCCCATATCCCTACAGCTGGAGACACCAAAAATGGTGTCATGGAACAGTGACACCTGATCCTAGTTGTGCTTGGATGGGTCACATACCAACATGGATACCTCTGCTGTGTTTGGTTGTTCTCAGGGCACCCCACCTCAGACTTCCCCTTGGCTATGGTTTTAGCTCTGCCTTCACCCTCAACATGGGCACCCCTAGGAAAGGGGGAGAGAAACTGCAGGTGAGGGAGGAGCAGTGGATATGGGATTGTGGGGAGAGGCTGGCTCTGGTCACCACATTGTCCCTCCAGCACTGGACACTGCTGCCAATTTGGACAGAGCAGGGGCATGGCTCCCACCGTTTTTGTTTCCGTGCACAGGGGTCTCTTGGGGAGGGGGACTGGATTCCTCACCAAAGCTggtgggaaggaaaggggagttgccaggctgcagccaatCCTCAGACCCTCCCCTGTTGGGGCATTTAGGGCAGACTTCAGGCTCCCCTACACTGTGAGGTGCAGGGAAACAAAGAGGCAACTCCCAGATCCCATGGCATTGGATAGAGCTCTGTGGAAATGGGGAAGCTGCATATCCACTGCAACTCCCTGGAATGGGCTTGATGGTGGggtcccatcctcatcccagcTTGAAGATCCTGTCACTGCCACTGCTCCAGGAGTCTGATGACTGTCAGTGGGAAACAGTCCTTTCCAGGGCCTGCAGCCTATCTCTCCGCTTGGGGACCACCACACTATAGCTGCTCCACTCACTTCACTTCTTGCACCCCAAGAAGAGCTCCTGGAGAACTGCTTCCTTAGCCATCCCTGACCCCACAGCTGTGATCGGGGCTGGAAGTGCTCATTGCCTCAACTCTGTAAAGTCCCTTCCCCAGGATGAgaccagcagtgctgaggggtCAAGGGATATTACCATTAACTTTTCTCCTTCACTCTCTTATCCCTCTGAGCTTTCCAAAGCCATgacccagctctcctgcaggttTGCCACATCACTGACTTATATACCTGTGGCCCATCAGAGTGGCCTGGCTGTGGGATGGTTGGAAGCTGACAAAGAGGCATGGGACCAGTGCACAGCCTTGGGGCACAGAGAGCCCAGGCATCAGGCCCTGGGGTCAGAATAGGGCTTGCTTGTCCTGTGAGAAAAACAGCCATGTTGTTGTGAACCCAcctggcagtgcagagcaggtggCAATGTCTGTTCTATGCAGGGCCAGATATGCCAGACATAAGTAAAGGATATTCCTATCAGGACAATGGATGCAGCACATGGCCAAGAGACACACTGACCTGAAAGGGAGGTAGAACAGAGGACTCAGTTCACCCACATCACCCTGATTGtcaaggtgctgctgcagccatgaGGGACTGCTCCTGCATGCAATAGAACAACTTCGCTCACAATCAAATTCTCCCAGCACTCACAGCCATACTCAAGATGCCCCAGCTCACTCCAAGTGGGAACCTCAGAGCCCTCCCCTAAacctcagtgccagccccatTGGCTGCCAGGGCCATTagcaccagcagagctgcccatgCAGAGCCAGCCTGAGGAGACATCTGAGGCCACATCTCTCAACAGTCtattcttcctgctgctgcactgactGCTGCACACTCTGGGCCTCACTGCTGAAATCATGCAGTCCccttgctgctgccttctctccctcctcctctacctcttcttcctctctgaGACATGGGCAAACCTGGAGGGTAAGTGGGACCTCTGGCTCATACACATCTACCTCCATGGGACTCCATAGGGGAGAGGCTTCTTGCTTCACACCCACCTTGGGCACTTGCTTCCTCACTCCTCCTTGTCCCCCGGCTTCacacctcctccccagcagggatgcagccacCCCAGGTGGGTGCAGAAGATGGGAACTGGGGCTGCAAATGTGTAAGGGGCTTATGGGGAACCCACGGATCCCTGCAACATCAAGGACCCATCCCTCAGTTCCTCCACTTTCCTCAGCCCTCTTTTCCCAGTCCCATCTCCTCCCTGTCAACCCTTGTCTCATGCAGGGACCTTCACTGTCCGGCTGCTCCAGACTACCACCTTCCAAAACACCTCATTTGCAgacacagaggggctgggcctgctggaAGACATTGAACTTGGTTCTCTTGATAAACACACATGGTCCATCCGtttctgccagccctgggtgcgCTCAGCCCTTCCCCGTGCTGACTGGGACACCATTGAAAACCTGCTTAAGATCTATTTGCAGCAGTTTAACCATCTAATCAATGAAGGGGCCACGCAAAAGGACATCCCCTGTGAGTGCTCGGTTTTTACTTCATCCCCTTTCTTGAAAAGCAGATGGGAGGTGGGGAAGGATCTGATAGTGCTGGTGCTGTATAGGAGACACTGACCATGTCTAGAGGAAGGAAATCCCAGCCCCTCACGCAACCTCTGTCTCCTCTTTGCCCTGCCAGACCCCTTTGTTGTTCAGTGCACAGCAGGCTGCATGCTGTACCCCAACAGAACCTCCCTGGCCTTTGGCTATGTGGGTTACAATGGTCAGGATTTCCTCAGCTTCGACACAAAGAATCTCACCTGGACCCTCTACCAGGACACCGAGTTGTCACGGTATGTCCAGTCCTTTCTCCACAACTACACCGCCTTGAGTGAGCTGATGGAAACTCTTTTCAATGATACTTGTGTCGATGACATGGAGGTGTTGCTGCACTATGggagggcagctctggagagaCAAGGTGAGACCACCCTGACCCTGCAACAGCCAGCCCACAGGCCCCCACCCTggggcccagctgtgccccaccCCTTTGCTCTcactccccagagctgcctgtggccACGGTCTTTGCCCGCACCCCCAGCCTAGACCAGCTGCTGCTTGTTTGCCATGTCACTGGCTTCTACCCCCGTCCCATCAGCGTGGCCTGGCTGCGGGATGGCCAGGAGGTGCCTCCGGGCCCGGCGCTCAACACCAGCACTATCCTGCCCAACGCTGACCTCACCTACCAGCTCCGCAGCATCCTGGCCGTGGCCCCCCGTGATGGGCACAGCTATGTCTGCCGTGTGCGCCaccacagcctgggcacccGCAGCCTTCTCATCCCATGGGGTAGGTGCCACCCGTGGGGGATGAGATGGGGGTCCTGAGCCACCCTGCACCACAAGATGGAGCAAACTCCAGAAAGCTCATGGCAGCTTCTCCTTATGTTTCCCAGGGAACTCAGAAGTGGTGCTGATCACAGGGCTCATGGCCGGGCTGCTTGCAGCCATGGCTGTAGCTGCCATGTCAGTGCTTTGGGTGTGGAGACAAAGGTCAGTCCCTGTCTGCCCCATGGAGCGGCAttgggagaggagagaaaggcATGCTGTGGGGATTTCTGCACTGAGCAGAAAAGCTCTTGCTTGGACCCTGGCAGATGCTGTCTGCACTCCCGCAAGGTTTCTGCCATGCAACATCCACCCATCTCCCTCTTTTTTCAGAAAGCACCAGCAGATGGAGGAATCAGAGTCCAGGAACTCCATCCTGAGCAAAGAAGCTTAGCTCAGAAGAGAGCTAACAGTCCCCATTCCCTCCCACTGCCTACACAGTAACCAGAACTACCTTTTTCTGCTTCACCTAAGTTTTGGGCATTGCCAATTGCAAGACTAACTTGATTCAGAGATGCACAAAAGAAACCTGGAGAGAGAAATCTGAGCTTTTGACACACCTGAATTTTCTAAACAGATGCAAGTGCACATCTGTGACTTCCTCCCTTGTTACACATGATGGTCTCTTCATGTGTAGCATGAAGGTGGTGGCACTGGCCAGTCCACCCACTGATGCCGTAGGACACCTCAATACCCAATGGCAAATCCTCCTGGTTCTGCTTCAGTAACACTTTTGTCAGAAGGTGGAAAGATGTCCCCTTCTACTGTCACtttctggtaatttttttcctaaaaattgcCTTTATTAGCCATATTCCAGAAATATTTGTGCTGAGACTGAACTGTTCCACATAGACTAACAGAACCTGGTCAGAAATGGCTTTACAAAGTGCTAAGTAATACTGAAACTCTGATGTAATGTGTGGGAGTTGCATGCGTATGAAACGAAAATAAACCATTCATATTTTCACTAAGTAATCTGCCTTTCCTTAGCAGTTGAATGGGCTTGGAGAGGTTTTGATCAGCCATGTATGCAAGTTGAAACACCACTGAATTATAGGCACTAAATTGCAGGAAGCAACAAGGCATAGGGGAAAAACAGTACATGTGTGCCTGTGCATATATGAACATGTTCTCAGATATTGCATGGAAATAAACAACTGTGCACATGGGGGTAAAGTATCTCCAAGGCTTccaataaaggagaaaaaaagaagcccATGTCCCATGAAACATAGCAGagttcacacacacacaggaaggCATGCAGTTCATGCTCCCAATCAACTTGAACATGTAGCTTCAAAAGGTTTGGTTTCACTGGACAACTTCCTGCAGTTTCCCAGGATAAGTCTGGCAACAATGGCAAGCCAGAAAACCTGGCTGTCTTGTGGCCATATCCATCACAAATCCAATGGTGTTTGTTCCGCCCTGGCCAGAACCTGGAAACCACAATGCTGGGGTAAGTACTGTGTTTCCCTAGCAGCCAGTGTCACCTGCTGGCATCACACGGCTCAAGGAACTCACTGCAAGCCTCTCCCAGCTTCTGCTGACTTGGGACAGGCAGATTAAATGCTTAGGTGTGGGCATGCCTCCCTGTGGCCTTGGCACCTGCAGGGCAAATGGGGCAATTCCTCTCCCAGGTAGAGTGGAACATCCTGCAGCACTCATGATACCAGGCAGACCTGGAGATCAGGTCCAGCCAGTCAGGAAACCTGTTGAGGAAAGCTGTTCATGTGAATGACCTCCCAAGAGACCCTACAGTTCCACACCCACTAACAGCTGGTACCAGAGGGTGTCTGCAAGTGTTTGCTCACATCCCCTAAGAGACCTTACAATAACACACCCCATCCAGGCATTTTTAGAGGGTTCTTAAGGCACCCTATCACAGCCCAGTGCAGTGGTTGCTGCCGCTCACCCACACGCCCAGTATAGCACCCAGAGGCACTGCATCCACTGCAACTCCCCCAGGCCCAGCTTGGGGGGTTACAAACTTCACCTCAAGGGAGATTGCAAGGACCAATGACACCTGTGGGGTCTTTGAGGACCAGGGGCCACATGAGAACCTCAAAGTTCAATAGTGCTCTAGGGCAGGGGGGAAGTGAGGACGAGTAATCACTTCAGAGGACTGTAAGGACCGACTGATGTCAGCTGAGGAAACTGTGGAGACCAGTGGTAACCTGGGTGTGACTCTGAGGACCAACGGACTGTGTGGACCTACAGTCAGTCCCCTGTCTCCTTGGGTCATTTTCAGaccagagaagagaaaatatgaaGGAGGAAGAAGTTGTGAGcaaaaaaggaagtgaaaaaaacTCCTGACATGAGAAGTACATTCAATAGAGAAGTGGAAGGGCTAAAGCAGAACTGTAAAGCACATCCACTGAGAGAGTGGGAGACATGGAAGGAATTTCTGTGGGGGCTGGACACATTGTGACCACCCACACAAGCCAGGTGCCTGCTCCTCTCCTAAGAGCAACTCAGGCAATTCACAGGACAGAGGGCTGCGTATGGCCTCTCAGCTGCTCAGCAAGAAGTGACCAGCAGTCGTCTCAGGGGAAGCCATGGGCACAAGTGATCACCTCACAGGACTGCAGAGACAAATGCccccttgtctcttccctccctggctgccccatGGCTGCACTTTGCCATCCTGACAGGCAAACAGTCTCCTTGGGTCTAGGACTAGTGGGAAGGATGTGGACCTTGTGGTGCCATAGCTGGACATCCCCTGCGTCATGCTGCTGGGGAAGTTGGTGTCATTTCTGGGCCTACCAGACCACCACAGCATCCCTACTTCTCTCTGGGACCAAAGTATTCAAAAGCTTCATGGAAACAAAAGTATTCAGTGTTTGGACACTACTGAGCTGAACTCCTCAAACTTGCCCTTGCTTGTGGTTTTGGTTCTGCCTTTGCCTCCAGTGCAGGCACTACCCAAAAGAGGGGAAGAGAAACTGCATGTTGAGGGGGGGGGAGTTGAGAGGAGGAGTCGATTGGAAACATtgtgaggagaggctggctCTGGTCCCCCCATGAtccctccagcactgggcacTGTTGCCAATGAGGACAGAGCAGGGGCATGGCTCCCACCATTTCTGTTCCCATGCACAAGGGGCTCTTGGGGAGGGGGACTGGATTCCTCACCAAAGCTggtgggaaggaaaggggagcTGCTTGCCCCACCCCCAGGTGTTTAGAGCAGAGTAGGGGCTCCTCAGCAGTGTCCTACAGCTTTGGTCTAGGTGGAACAGCTTGTTGCCTCCTCCCTGGGAGCCCCATCCCCAGAATTAGGCAAGTGACGCAGGAGCAGCCTAAGCTGGAGGTGCCAGGAGAGGGAGGGGGTATCCCTTCTCCCTGTGTAGGGGTTAGGAAGACAGCAACCATCTTTCTCCAGTCAGGTCTGAAATCCAA contains:
- the LOC135453418 gene encoding T-cell surface glycoprotein CD1b-3-like — protein: MQSPCCCLLSLLLYLFFLSETWANLEGTFTVRLLQTTTFQNTSFADTEGLGLLEDIELGSLDKHTWSIRFCQPWVRSALPRADWDTIENLLKIYLQQFNHLINEGATQKDIPYPFVVQCTAGCMLYPNRTSLAFGYVGYNGQDFLSFDTKNLTWTLYQDTELSRYVQSFLHNYTALSELMETLFNDTCVDDMEVLLHYGRAALERQELPVATVFARTPSLDQLLLVCHVTGFYPRPISVAWLRDGQEVPPGPALNTSTILPNADLTYQLRSILAVAPRDGHSYVCRVRHHSLGTRSLLIPWGNSEVVLITGLMAGLLAAMAVAAMSVLWVWRQRKHQQMEESESRNSILSKEA